A stretch of DNA from Fusobacterium sp.:
TGTTGATATATTTGCTTTTAGAAAAGCAAATGTTGTAAGTAATGCCAATCCCACTGTAGTATTCAAATCAGCTGTTGGTGATCTAAAAGCTGGCGCTAACTGAAACACTCCATTTTCCATAGAATACCATGGTATAGGAAAAAATGTTACTATGTTAGATGTGAATATAAATAAAAAAAGCGTCGATATGTAGGAAAAATATTTCTTCTTCCATGATCCCATCATCTGGCCAATTATGCCATCTAGAAAGTCATATATACTTTCAAGCATTATTTGAGCCTTCCCTGGTATCATTTCCAGTCTTTTAGTTCCCAGTTTAAATAAAATAAATAGTGCCAAAATGATAAACCAAGTGGTCACAACTGTTATTGTTACTGGCAACCCATATCCTCCATTGGCCATTTCCATTGCAAATGGCATCTTATGAAGAAATTCAGGAAGAGGGAGAAAAAATACAATTTTTGGTCCTTCCACCAAAGGGGGTGTTACGAACTCTATTGCTCCTAATCTCATCTGTTAAAACCCTCCTTTCATTGTGTCATCTTAGATATTTATCTCTAAGCTTCAATATATTTTCAGAAAGAATTATCAAAAGTATATTTGCTTTTACATTTAATAACCCTATTGCTGAACCTAATAACATTGGCAGTCCAAAAAAATGAGCCATAATTCCAAGATATACCCCATAAATAGTGTATCTCTTTAAATAACCTATAAAGCCCCTTTTTCTTGAAATATTTTCAGATGCAGCTATGGATTTTATATCAAGACAAAGTAAATAGAATAGAAAAATAGACATCACACTACCTGAAAACATTCCCAGATAGACATATTCACTTTTCACTAATATTCCATATATAAGAATGATAATTGCTGTAACTGCTGCTCTTTTAAAAATTTTTTTTATATCATTCATTCCATCACCTTTTCTACTTTTTCATTATCAGCTTATATGCATTGTAAAAGCCGCTGGCTATACCTATTAAAAGCAATAGAATAAATAATATTGTGCTTTTAAAAAAATATTTCTCAATCATTTTATATATAAATACATAAAGTAGGATATTCCCAGCTATTAAAAAGCCAAGATACCCTAACAATGAGAAATTCTTAATTAATTCTTTAGTTATCCATTTCATGAATGATTCTCCATCTATACTGTATAATTTTATAATGTTTATCATTTTTAGTCAATGCTTTATTTCTATTCTGGAAATAAATTGTCATTTATTTATCATTTTGATATTATCTTTTTACCAAATAGACATTTCGTCTCCCTGCAATCTTATCATTTATCATAATTCTAATTAACTTTAGCCCAGATGCCTTTATTGAATCTTCAATTTCTTTTTCTGTAAATATCATTTTACTATAACTTTCAGTTACTTTATCAAAAGCTCCTTTAGCATTCTTTACAAAATATGTAGCATCAATATAGTCTATTCCATCTTCTATTTCATGTTCCCATATACAAGTCAAATCTTTTCTGTTATCAACAAAAATATCATTTGGAAACATCATATTCATAAAATCTCTGTCTACTACATCAAAAATATATACCCCTTCATTTTTTAAAGAATTTTTTACACTTATAAAATGACTTGTAAGCTCTTCAGTAGATAAGATATGATTTACTGTATCAAAAAGAGCTACCATTATATCATATTGAAATCCTGTATTAAAATCTACCATATCTCCAAGAAATAATCTGACTTCTCTGTGCTTCAGCTTTCTATCTGCTATCTTGAGCATTCCTTCAGATAGGTCTAATCCATGACAATTATAATTCTTTGTCATTCTTAAAAGAAGTTCTCCAGTTCCACACCCAATATCCAACAAATCTTTTCCATTGGGTTTTCCCTCTGCTATAAGACTCTCTACCACCTTTTCCCATGCTCCATAATCTGAATATTCCATAAATTTATCATAAATTTTTGAAAAATATTTATACATAATATATTCACCTTGTTTAAGCCAATTCTTTTTTTACTATTTCAGCAATTTCATTAACTACTTTTTCCACCACAGACATCTCTTTTCCCTCTACCATTACTCTTACTAATGGTTCAGTTCCAGATGTTCTTACCAATACTCTTCCCAGTCCTTCCATCTCTTTTTCTTTCACAGCTATAAAATCTGTTATATTTTTATTTTGGTTCCAGATATTTTTCTTTTTATTATCTACAGTTACATTTATAAGCTTTTGAGGCCAATCCTTTATATCTTTTATCATTTCATCAATAT
This window harbors:
- the atpB gene encoding F0F1 ATP synthase subunit A, with translation MRLGAIEFVTPPLVEGPKIVFFLPLPEFLHKMPFAMEMANGGYGLPVTITVVTTWFIILALFILFKLGTKRLEMIPGKAQIMLESIYDFLDGIIGQMMGSWKKKYFSYISTLFLFIFTSNIVTFFPIPWYSMENGVFQLAPAFRSPTADLNTTVGLALLTTFAFLKANISTNGLGGYLKGFAEPIPVMLPLNIVGEFAKPVNISVRLFGNMFAGGVIMGLLYMAAPAIVPAPLHLYFDLFMGLVQSFVFIMLSMVYIQSSLGDTEYTD
- a CDS encoding ATPase, yielding MNDIKKIFKRAAVTAIIILIYGILVKSEYVYLGMFSGSVMSIFLFYLLCLDIKSIAASENISRKRGFIGYLKRYTIYGVYLGIMAHFFGLPMLLGSAIGLLNVKANILLIILSENILKLRDKYLR
- a CDS encoding AtpZ/AtpI family protein — encoded protein: MINIIKLYSIDGESFMKWITKELIKNFSLLGYLGFLIAGNILLYVFIYKMIEKYFFKSTILFILLLLIGIASGFYNAYKLIMKK
- a CDS encoding class I SAM-dependent methyltransferase: MYKYFSKIYDKFMEYSDYGAWEKVVESLIAEGKPNGKDLLDIGCGTGELLLRMTKNYNCHGLDLSEGMLKIADRKLKHREVRLFLGDMVDFNTGFQYDIMVALFDTVNHILSTEELTSHFISVKNSLKNEGVYIFDVVDRDFMNMMFPNDIFVDNRKDLTCIWEHEIEDGIDYIDATYFVKNAKGAFDKVTESYSKMIFTEKEIEDSIKASGLKLIRIMINDKIAGRRNVYLVKR